A genomic segment from Chanos chanos chromosome 2, fChaCha1.1, whole genome shotgun sequence encodes:
- the nr3c1 gene encoding glucocorticoid receptor, protein MDQGGVKNGTKRDEHSITLDYIESPAEGVLRSGTRSTMSIAPTSVVPPPSPLMHPVSGDVPNGLSNSPPPEELTTVSASLGLYVEDPDLKLVGKDQRAQQQFQQHQPLGLFALGENFSRLEASIAGLNRSSPSMDSLIGGADPNLFPMKTEDFSPMDKGDMDLDQDSFGPLGKDMDVANPKLFSDNTLDLLQDFELTGSPSDFYVGDEAFLSTLGDDSLLVDVGTERDTKPAIGLSSTCSSINTCATFNGGHLDQQTTSSSASTTTSTPAAAPTVVKVEKDSSIIQLCTPGVIKQEKNSGKSYCQMSGSDLPGSHSAPISVCGVSTSSGQSYHFGAADASLAASSQQKDQKPVFNMFTPLASSREAWGRSQGFGDAVDMQQRKTESFSASQAFTANYTSSAVRPEANTATTTATGKSNTATHKICLVCSDEASGCHYGVLTCGSCKVFFKRAVEGQHNYLCAGRNDCIIDKIRRKNCPACRFRKCLMAGMNLEARKTKKLNRLKGVQQAAVTEQSPPPMPEARALVPKAMPQLMPTMLSLLKAIEPDTIYAGYDSSLPDSSTCLMTTLNRLGGRQFIYAVKWAKALPGFRNLHLDDQMTLLQCSWLFLMTFSLGWRSYQQCNGNMLCFAPDLVFNEERMKLPYMADQCEQMLKISNEFVRLQVSNDEYLCMKVLLLLSTVPKDGLKSQAVFDEIRMSYIKELGKAIVKREENSSKNWQRFYQLTKLLDSMHDMVGGLLNICFYTFMNKSLSVEFPEMLAEIISNQLPKFKAGSVKPLLFHQK, encoded by the exons ATGGATCAAGGTGGAGTGAAAAACGGCACAAAGAGAGATGAGCATTCGATCACGCTGGATTATATCGAGAGCCCAGCTGAGGGAGTTTTGCGCAGCGGAACACGCAGCACTATGTCCATTGCCCCCACCTCTGTTGTCCCTCCGCCCAGCCCCCTGATGCATCCTGTCTCTGGAGACGTCCCTAACGGACTTAGTAACTCCCCTCCTCCAGAGGAGCTCACCACAGTGTCTGCCTCTCTGGGCCTTTATGTGGAGGATCCAGACCTCAAATTGGTAGGGAAAGACCAGAGGGCTCAGCAACAATTTCAGCAACACCAGCCCTTGGGCCTCTTTGCTCTTGGCGAGAACTTCTCGCGCCTGGAGGCCAGCATTGCGGGACTGAACCGCTCCTCCCCATCCATGGACTCCCTAATTGGTGGAGCGGACCCCAATCTCTTCCCAATGAAAACAGAGGACTTCTCACCCATGGATAAAGGGGATATGGACCTGGACCAGGATTCTTTCGGGCCCTTGGGGAAAGATATGGATGTTGCCAATCCGAAACTCTTCAGTGACAACACCCTGGACCTACTGCAGGACTTTGAGCTGACCGGCTCCCCGTCTGATTTCTACGTGGGTGACGAAGCGTTCCTCTCCACGCTAGGGGATGATTCTCTCTTGGTGGACGTaggcactgagagagacaccAAGCCTGCCATCGGGCTAAGCAGCACTTGTAGTAGCATCAACACCTGTGCCACTTTCAACGGTGGCCATCTGGACCAGCAGACCACCTCCAGCTCTGccagcaccaccaccagcaCGCCCGCTGCAGCCCCGACCGTCGTAAAAGTGGAGAAAGACTCCTCAATCATCCAACTGTGCACTCCAGGCGTGATCaagcaggagaaaaacagcGGGAAAAGTTACTGTCAGATGAGCGGCTCAGACCTGCCTGGTTCTCACAGCGCACCTATCTCAGTCTGTGGTGTCAGCACTTCCAGTGGACAGTCCTACCATTTTGGAGCAGCAGATGCCTCCTTGGCCGCCAGCAGTCAACAAAAAGATCAGAAGCCTGTGTTCAACATGTTCACACCACTGGCCTCTTCCAGAGAGGCCTGGGGCAGAAGCCAAGGCTTTGGCGATGCCGTCGACATGCAGCAGAGGAAGACCGAGAGCTTCTCGGCCTCCCAGGCCTTCACAGCTAACTATACCAG ctCTGCAGTCAGGCCTGAAGCCAACACTGCCACAACCACAGCCACAGGCAAGTCCAACACGGCCACACACAAGATCTGCCTGGTGTGTTCGGACGAGGCTTCGGGCTGTCACTATGGCGTCCTCACCTGCGGGAGCTGCAAGGTCTTCTTCAAGAGAGCCGTGGAag GTCAACACAATTACCTGTGTGCTGGGAGGAATGATTGCATCATTGATAAAATTCGTAGGAAGAACTGCCCCGCCTGCCGTTTCCGCAAGTGTCTCATGGCTGGGATGAATCTAGAAG cACGTAAAACCAAAAAACTGAATCGTTTAAAGGGAGTGCAGCAGGCCGCTGTTACAGAACAGAGTCCTCCTCCGATGCCTGAGGCTCGGGCACTGGTGCCCAAAGCCATGCCCCAGCTGATGCCAACCATGCTGTCCCTGCTGAAGGCCATTGAGCCCGACACCATCTATGCAGGCTACGACAGCAGCCTACCAGACAGCTCCACCTGCCTCATGACCACACTTAACAGACTGGGCGGTCGGCAGTTCATCTATGCTGTCAAATGGGCTAAAGCCCTGCCAG GTTTCCGGAATCTTCACCTGGATGACCAGATGACCCTCCTTCAGTGCTCCTGGCTATTCCTCATGACGTTCAGCCTGGGCTGGAGGTCTTACCAGCAATGCAATGGAAACATGCTCTGTTTTGCCCCAGATTTGGTGTTCAATGA agagcGGATGAAGCTGCCCTACATGGCTGACCAGTGCGAGCAGATGTTGAAGATCTCTAATGAGTTTGTGCGGCTGCAGGTATCAAACGACGAGTACCTATGCATGAAGGTCCTTCTGCTGCTCAGcacag TGCCGAAGGATGGGCTAAAGAGCCAGGCTGTGTTTGATGAGATCAGGATGTCCTACATAAAGGAACTGGGCAAGGCCATagtgaaaagagaagaaaactcCAGCAAAAACTGGCAAAGATTCTACCAGCTCACCAAGCTACTGGACTCCATGCATGAC ATGGTGGGTGGACTCCTAAACATCTGTTTCTACACCTTCATGAACAAGTCCCTGAGTGTGGAGTTCCCTGAAATGCTCGCCGAGATCATCAGCAACCAGTTACCAAAATTTAAAGCAGGGAGTGTCAAACCGCTGCTCTTTCATCAGAAATGA